A DNA window from Plasmodium vinckei vinckei genome assembly, chromosome: PVVCY_10 contains the following coding sequences:
- a CDS encoding H/ACA ribonucleoprotein complex subunit 4, putative, with amino-acid sequence MEKVEYKIEPEKKEATIDASNWPLLLKNYDKLNIRSSHFTPLPMGNSPYSRNLKEYLKYGIINLDKPSNPSSHEVVSWIRKILRCEKTGHSGTLDPKVTGVLLVCLNRATRLVKSQQESGKEYVCVCKFHSKPKSIEEVKLVLNNFQGAIFQRPPLICAVKRQLRVRTIYESKLLDYDYTNNVCVFWVRCQAGTYIRTLCEHIGLLLGVGAHMQELRRVKSGNMTEYDNMCTLHDIMDAQYIYDTTGDETYLRKIITPLEKLLINFPRIVIKDSAVNAICYGAKLTIPGVLRFDNNIDVYSEIVLMTTKGEAVALAIAQMTSTVIATVDHGIVALTKRVIMDRDTYDVKWGFGNRSMEKKKLILAGLLDKYGKPNEKTPISWIKSEGYAPKIVGNTTSYVLTTDDNSKNLESNMDGDNNNSENDDSEVVKKKRKVN; translated from the coding sequence ATGGAGAAAgtagaatataaaattgaacCAGAGAAAAAGGAGGCAACTATAGATGCTTCTAATTGGCCAttattgttaaaaaattatgataagCTAAATATTCGTAGCTCACATTTTACCCCACTACCTATGGGTAATTCCCCTTATTCAAGGAATTTGAaggaatatttaaaatatgggATTATAAACTTAGATAAGCCAAGTAATCCCTCTTCCCACGAAGTCGTTTCCTGGATAAGAAAAATTTTAAGATGCGAAAAAACAGGGCATAGTGGAACATTAGATCCAAAAGTTACAGGGGTATTGCTAGTTTGTTTAAATAGGGCAACTAGATTAGTAAAATCACAACAAGAATCTGGAAAAGAATATGTTTGTGTATGTAAATTTCATTCAAAGCCTAAAAGTATAGAAGAAGTAAAATtagttttaaataatttccaAGGAGCAATATTTCAAAGACCCCCATTAATATGTGCAGTTAAAAGACAATTAAGAGTTAGAACAATTTACgaatcaaaattattagatTACgattatacaaataatgtATGTGTATTTTGGGTTCGATGTCAAGCAGGAACTTATATAAGAACATTATGTGAGCATATTGGTTTATTATTAGGAGTTGGTGCACATATGCAAGAATTAAGAAGAGTAAAATCTGGGAATATGACagaatatgataatatgTGTACATTACATGATATTATGGATGctcaatatatttatgatacAACAGGTGATGAAACATatttaagaaaaattataactcctttagaaaaattattaataaattttccaCGTATAGTAATAAAAGATAGTGCCGTTAATGCAATATGCTATGGAGCTAAGTTAACTATACCGGGAGTCTTAAgatttgataataatattgatgTGTATTCAGAAATTGTTTTGATGACAACAAAAGGTGAAGCTGTTGCGCTAGCTATTGCACAAATGACATCTACAGTTATTGCAACGGTTGATCATGGTATTGTTGCATTAACTAAACGTGTTATAATGGATAGAGATACTTATGATGTTAAATGGGGATTTGGAAATCGATCGatggaaaagaaaaaattaatacttGCTGGGCTTTTAGATAAATATGGAAAACCAAATGAAAAAACTCCAATTAGTTGGATTAAAAGCGAAGGATACGCTCCCAAAATTGTTGGTAATACAACTAGCTATGTGTTAACAACAGAtgataattcaaaaaatttggAATCTAATATGGATggtgataataataattctgaAAATGATGATTCGGAAGTtgtcaaaaaaaagaggaaaGTAAATTAA